In a genomic window of Telopea speciosissima isolate NSW1024214 ecotype Mountain lineage chromosome 5, Tspe_v1, whole genome shotgun sequence:
- the LOC122662702 gene encoding amino acid transporter AVT3B-like — translation MVFNKATSSSQALPTLAREDTPLLGKASHLSSLPKTFANVFISIVGAGVLGLPYTFKKTGWVFGLLMILAVSILTYHCMMLLVYTRRKLESLQGFSKINSFGDLGFTVCGSIGRIAVDVMIVLSQAGFCVSYLIFIANTLAYVFNSSVPTVLWFKPKTFYIWSCFPFQLGLNSIPTLTHLAPLSIFADVVDIGAMGVVMVEDVMIFMKQQQSLLAFGGLNVFFYGLGVAVYAFEGIGMALPLESETRDKQKFGRILLLSMIFISLMYGGFGALGYFAFGEETKDIITINLGNGLVSNLVQLGLCVNLFFTFPCMMNPVYEVFERRFFGGSYCMWQRWVVVLVVSLVALSVPNFADFLSLVGSSVCVVLGFVLPALFHLMVFKDEVGYGGLILDVVIVVIGLIIAVSGTWSSLLEIFSVSRV, via the coding sequence ATGGTGTTTAATAAAGCGACTTCATCTTCTCAAGCCCTTCCAACCTTGGCCAGAGAAGACACACCTCTCCTGGGCAAGGCTTCTCACCTTTCTTCCCTACCCAAGACCTTCGCTAATGTCTTCATCTCCATCGTCGGTGCTGGCGTGCTTGGCCTCCCTTATACCTTCAAAAAGACAGGTTGGGTTTTTGGCCTTCTCATGATCCTAGCCGTCTCAATCCTCACATATCACTGTATGATGCTTCTGGTCTACACTCGCCGAAAGCTCGAATCCCTTCAGGGCTTTTCCAAGATCAACTCTTTCGGTGATCTTGGATTCACCGTCTGTGGCTCCATTGGTAGAATCGCCGTCGACGTCATGATCGTTCTCTCCCAAGCCGGATTTTGCGTCAGCTACCTCATCTTCATCGCCAATACCTTGGCTTATGTCTTCAATTCCTCTGTTCCAACCGTCTTGTGGTTTAAGCCCAAGACTTTCTACATTTGGAGCTGTTTCCCCTTCCAATTAGGTTTGAATTCGATCCCTACACTGACCCATCTAGCTCCTCTAAGCATTTTCGCTGATGTCGTCGATATCGGAGCCATGGGGGTTGTGATGGTTGAAGATGTTATGATCTTCATGAAACAACAACAATCCCTTCTGGCTTTTGGGGGTTTGAACGTTTTCTTTTATGGTCTGGGCGTTGCCGTTTATGCCTTCGAAGGGATCGGCATGGCTTTGCCACTGGAATCAGAGACAAGAGACAAGCAGAAGTTTGGGAGAATTCTACTCTTGTCCATGATCTTCATCTCTCTCATGTATGGTGGATTTGGAGCTCTGGGTTACTTTGCTTTTGGAGAAGAGACAAAGGACATAATCACCATAAACTTAGGGAACGGCTTGGTGAGCAACTTGGTTCAATTGGGTTTGTGTGTGAATTTGTTCTTTACCTTTCCATGTATGATGAATCCTGTCTACGAAGTGTTCGAGAGAAGGTTCTTTGGAGGTAGTTATTGTATGTGGCAGAGATGGGTGGTGGTGTTGGTTGTGAGCTTGGTTGCTCTCTCTGTGCCTAATTTTGCAGATTTCCTGTCTTTGGTGGGGAGCAGCGTTTGTGTGGTTTTAGGGTTTGTGTTGCCTGCTTTGTTTCATCTGATGGTATTCAAGGATGAAGTGGGTTATGGAGGATTAATTTTGGATGTTGTGATAGTGGTGATTGGTTTGATAATTGCTGTTTCTGGAACTTGGTCTTCTCTGTTGGAAATTTTCTCTGTGTCTAGAGTatga